A single genomic interval of Malania oleifera isolate guangnan ecotype guangnan chromosome 13, ASM2987363v1, whole genome shotgun sequence harbors:
- the LOC131146954 gene encoding probable apyrase 7 produces MEPRSPSKFKPSFMGFFQYRRVLKISIIFILVVLLLVGVYHAFDIGGVGKVLRKSYFSVVIDCGSTGTRVNAYEWTMKDESDWDLPVLVHEYPGNSTETPLWKSGCQYHCMQTEPGLDKFVGNLSGVRASLEPLILLAEQWVPEGRHGDTPIFVLATAGLRRLPIEDAKWILEAVEAIVKEHKFVNRKSWIRVLNGKEEAYYGWVALNYKMGMLGNSSRLPTLGLLDLGGSSLQVVVEVDEPMEDEQYVRSKIGLVEHKILAYSFPAFGLNKAFDRTVIMLSQVQSLRRSASGRFELRHPCLSSGFVQNHNCSDCIRLNSTSWPNTGGKLWDNESASIDLVGDPDWKQCHGLARAAASNSSSSDWSSLTGTSILNLTAVSHLATQFHALSGFFAVYSELNLSLRANLTDILGRGQQLCLRSWADKSVSRNQIYAEQYCFRVPYVVSLIDDALSIGNAEIIFGPADISWTLGAALVEREYLASTTKIDTGILSPKIKKVIFSPILIFVLLLCLLFFVYYSQIKLPMLGKKQSAVRVGASLPSYIYPKQCPN; encoded by the exons ATGGAACCCAGATCTCCTTCAAAATTTAAGCCATCATTCATGGGGTTTTTTCAATATAGACGAGTCTTGAAAATTAGCATTATCTTCATTCTAGTTGTGCTATTACTGGTTGGGGTTTATCATGCCTTTGATATCGGTGGGGTGGGCAAGGTGCTAAGAAAGTCATACTTTAGTGTGGTTATAGACTGTGGAAGCACGGGGACGAGAGTGAACGCGTATGAGTGGACGATGAAGGATGAAAGTGACTGGGACCTGCCTGTGTTGGTTCATGAGTATCCTGGTAATTCAACAGAGACCCCTCTTTGGAAGAGTGGTTGTCAGTACCACTGCATGCAGACAGAGCCTGGCTTAGATAAATTTGTCGGCAATCTTTCCGGAGTGAGAGCATCTTTGGAGCCATTGATTCTATTGGCAGAACAATGGGTGCCAGAGGGAAGGCATGGAGACACTCCCATTTTTGTTCTAGCTACTGCTGGTTTAAGGAGGTTGCCAATTGAAGATGCTAAGTGGATTTTGGAGGCTGTGGAGGCTATTGTAAAGGAACACAAGTTTGTCAACAGGAAAAGTTGGATAAGGGTGTTGAATGGGAAGGAAGAAGCTTACTATGGCTGGGTTGCTCTGAACTATAAAATGGGAATGCTTGGAAATTCCTCAAGGTTGCCGACTTTGGGACTGCTTGATTTGGGAGGTTCGTCATTGCAGGTGGTGGTGGAAGTGGATGAGCCAATGGAAGATGAGCAATATGTGAGATCAAAGATTGGTCTGGTTGAGCATAAGATCCTGGCATACTCATTCCCAGCGTTTGGTCTAAATAAGGCATTTGATAGGACAGTTATTATGCTCAGTCAAGTGCAATCCCTCAGAAGAAGTGCTAGTGGTAGATTTGAGCTGAGGCATCCTTGTCTTAGTTCTGGGTTTGTGCAGAACCATAATTGCTCTGATTGCATTAGACTAAATTCTACCAGTTGGCCGAATACAGGTGGTAAGTTGTGGGATAATGAATCAGCTTCAATAGATCTTGTTGGAGATCCAGACTGGAAGCAATGCCATGGACTGGCAAGGGCTGCTGCCTCTAATTCAAGTAGTTCAGATTGGTCATCACTAACAG GCACTAGTATACTTAATTTGACTGCAGTTTCCCACTTGGCTACACAATTTCATGCGTTATCTGGGTTCTTTGCTGTGTACAGCGAGTTAAACTTGAGTCTAAGAGCAAATTTGACAGATATTTTGGGGAGAGGCCAGCAGTTATGTTTAAGGTCATGGGCTGACAAAAGCGTTTCTAGAAACCAAATTTATGCTGAACAGTATTGTTTTCGGGTGCCCTACGTGGTTTCTCTCATTGATGATGCCCTCAGCATAGGCAATGCAGAGATAATTTTTGGTCCTGCAGACATTTCCTGGACATTAGGAGCTGCATTGGTTGAAAGGGAATACTTAGCAAGTACCACCAAAATTGATACTGGCATTTTATCACCAAAAATTAAAAAGGTCATATTTTCACCCATTTTGATATTTGTTTTACTTCTATGCCTTCTGTTTTTCGTTTACTATAGTCAAATCAAGCTTCCTATGCTGGGCAAGAAGCAATCGGCTGTTCGTGTTGGAGCATCTTTGCCATCTTACATTTATCCAAAGCAATGTCCAAACTAA